Proteins from one Neodiprion fabricii isolate iyNeoFabr1 chromosome 5, iyNeoFabr1.1, whole genome shotgun sequence genomic window:
- the LOC124182810 gene encoding uncharacterized protein LOC124182810 translates to MKEVLATRTTPEYNNYFANNNGDSSGDNPVPDNSTRRYAVLSTKWMGAMGEELGMHPLPDPLLRRLAEDASYRLREVLHKCVTRLKHSRRKRLTAVDVNAVLTTLYNTDPVMGAPEQLPEYHSEARVFVPHERFVNLVEHANNSVHLSQTNLPLLKETEINDSRITEARQNYTKRALKTLFNGSQKTFQVLLNDCSTNAHLGGAGVVDRLIAIARSSIISSSAQYTRVSTRTCQLIISIACNSETVYPQDLQTVDSLTELLLELLFGKSMLNQNLGLLFKECVLKLMLRWPTTAHRFLPMLETILLREDNEKLKPDVKKEMAMEIMAGVQPLYFFQPDNNVPGFYKNVLEYALPGTSLWHRLALTICALSKSGRHLLDLSMIIEHFGDSILPYLISASTHSKAIKKTNATLPIIVRSKIKYAGIKPLTGLKISGDKQTMFTDSTLRGSRREIRFAFAGGRPVPPNSLRRASLRANYQILRSDSRATYALVASRRLLVVKSKKSSLPRTYDLANTII, encoded by the exons ATGAAGGAGGTACTAGCGACACGGACTACTCCAgagtacaataattattttgccAACAACAATGGTGACTCCAGCGGTGATAATCCTGTACCGGATAACAGCACCAGAAGATACGCAGTCCTTAGTACTAAATGGATGGGTGCAATGGGTGAGGAGCTCGGTATGCATCCTCTCCCAGACCCACTGCTGCGTAGACTTGCCGAGGACGCCTCTTATCGCCTGAGAGAAGTTCTGCAT AAATGCGTGACGAGACTGAAACACAGCAGGCGCAAGCGTCTCACTGCAGTCGATGTAAATGCCGTTTTGACCACACTTTACAACACCGATCCTGTGATGGGAGCACCGGAACAGCTTCCTGAGTATCACTCGGAGGCACGGGTCTTTGTGCCTCACGAACGCTTTGTTAATCTAGTTGAACATGCAAATAATTCGGTACATTTGTCGCAGACCAATTTACCCTTGTTGAAAG AAACGGAAATTAATGACTCACGGATAACAGAGGCTCGCCAAAATTACACGAAACGGGCTTTAAAAACACTTTTCAATGGCTCGCAGAAAACCTTTCAG GTTCTTCTGAATGACTGTTCAACCAATGCGCATCTCGGAGGAGCGGGAGTCGTTGACAGACTGATAGCCATCGCTCGTTCCTCCATAATATCAAGTAGTGCTCAATACACAAGAGTGTCTACTAGAACATGTCAGCTGATAATATCCATTGCATGTAACAGTGAAACCGTTTATCCACAAGATTTACAAACT GTTGATAGTCTAACGGAGCTGTTGCTGGAATTGTTATTTGGAAAAAGCATGCTGAACCAAAACCTGGGATTACTGTTCAAGGAATGCGTTTTGAAGCTAATGTTACGATGGCCGACAACGGCTCATAG GTTCTTGCCAATGCTGGAAACGATTTTACTGCGAGAAGATAATGAGAAATTGAAGCcagatgtaaaaaaagaaatggccATGGAGATAATGGCAGGCGTACAGCCGCTTTACTTCTTCCAGCCTGATAATAATGTTCCAGGATTTTACAAAAACGTTTTAGAATATGCATTGCCTGGAACTAGTTTATGGCACAGGCTGGCT CTAACGATTTGTGCCCTCTCAAAATCGGGACGACATCTGTTAGATTTGTCGATGATTATTGAACACTTTGGAGATTCTATACTTCCATACCTCATTTCTGCTTCAACTCACTCGAAAGCAATTAAGAAGACTAACGCAACACTGCCAATAATTGTGAGAAGCAAGATCAAATATGCTGGCATCAAGCCATTGACTGGTTTGAAAATATCCGGAGATAAGCAAACTATGTTTACCGACTCTACCCTTCGAGGGTCTCGGCGAGAAATAAG GTTCGCTTTTGCCGGGGGTCGCCCAGTTCCACCTAATAGTCTGAGGAGAGCAAGTCTGCGAGCAAATTACCAGATTTTGAGGAGTGACTCACGAGCAACATATGCTCTCGTTGCATCACGGAGGCTGCTTGTtgttaaaagtaaaaaaagttcTCTGCCACGAACTTACGACTTGgcaaatacaataatttaa
- the LOC124182031 gene encoding unconventional myosin-XIX-like: protein MTKFQDFEFLTKQSSNNLADIPDNEDLRKLYTWVGPVLLALNPRQPNSDLYDCCRQDRFINPLNNARPELLEPHVFAVAAKARYRLACGLGKVHQVIVISGDSGSGKTFSACKILNFLAATDLSSCDGMESTISKIGKACSVVSSFSTASTERNQHSSRHGQLVQLQYVNGSIHGAVINSFLLEQSRVTGACNNFHIFGQMLAGLSDSELGTLKLSRTILYEIIANDSHSILNEAYVKGFKETVEAMNYLRIGENQRNDIFKVIALLLHLRNIQFHERLSVGCDVDVQKKGSLS from the exons ATGACCAAGTTTCAGGATTTCGAATTCCTGACAAAGCAGAGCTCGAACAATTTGGCTGACATACCAGATAACGAAGACCTGA GGAAACTCTACACTTGGGTTGGACCGGTACTATTGGCGTTGAATCCTCGTCAGCCCAATTCAGATCTGTACGATTGTTGTCGTCAGGATCGCTTTATAAACCCTTTGAACAATGCACGGCCAGAGCTACTAGAACCGCATGTATTCGCAGTGGCAGCAAAAGCTCGTTACAGACTTGCTTGTGGTCTGGGCAAAGTGCACCAAGTGATCGTAATCAGCGGAGACAGTGGATcaggaaaaactttttcagcATGCAAGATTTTGAACTTTCTAGCAGCAACTGATCTAAGCAGTTGCGATGGAATGGAATCAactatttcaaaaattggcAAAGCCTGCTCGGTTGTATCCTCATTCAGCACTGCTAGCACCGAACGAAATCAACACAGCTCTAGGCACGGACAACTCGTCCAGTTACAGTATGTGAACGGATCCATACACGGGGCTGTGATAAACTCCTTTCTCCTTGAACAGAGCAGAGTCACTGGGGCCTGTAATAACTTTCACATTTTTGGTCAG ATGTTGGCTGGTTTATCCGATTCGGAATTGGGTACTTTGAAATTATCTAGAACCATTCTTTACGAGATTATCGCAAACGACAGTCACAGTATTTTGAATGAGGCTTATGTCAAAGGGTTCAAGGAGACTGTCGAAGCAATGAATTACCTACGGATTGGGGAGAACCAAAGGAATGATATATTCAAAGTTATCGCGCTCCTCCTCCACTTGCGAAACATACAATTCCACGAACGACTATCAGTTGGTTGTGATGTCGACGTGCAGAAAAAAGGTTCTCTTTCATAA
- the LOC124181935 gene encoding transducin beta-like protein 2 — MLRSKFLHPRIQSEEEYLNLIEEFDRTVMIWCTKDLSSKDRKSLRVNIEYDHASLLRWSPDSKAFMIHKAIANTVEVYKVTRKPDGFPASVTKAIEFPKQHNDDVVGMDIACNGRYIMTCSNTTQLLVWDLKGQLLSTIDTYLMTTHRARISPCGRFIVASGFAPDLKVWEVEFTKAGDFKQVSRAFELSGHNSGVYDFGFSADTSHIASVSKDGTFNLYDTKIEYKKGETPRLLLTGSWAGGSNARLALSPNAEVIVIAHGTSLSFFSALTGELDLTITDVFNGPATGLLFDALGEHVLVSGDKHIKIFHNVTGYKTAIASAREKLKQKISSATKERLEKTIADSQKFLENIAQR; from the exons ACAGAACGGTGATGATATGGTGCACAAAGGATTTGTCATCAAAGGATAGAAAATCGTTGCGTGTCAACATCGAGTACGATCATGCGTCTCTGTTGCGCTGGTCACCAGACAGCAAGGCTTTCATGATACACAAGGCTATCGCAAACACCGTAGAAGTATACAAAGTCACGAGAAAGCCTGACGGTTTCCCAGCATCAGTTACAAAGGCGATTGAATTTCCAAag CAACATAACGACGATGTTGTTGGTATGGACATAGCATGTAACGGGCGTTACATTATGACCTGCAGCAATACGACGCAGCTACTCGTCTGGGACTTGAAAGGACAGCTGCTATCAACGATCGATACTTATCTGATGACAACGCATCGGGCTCGAATATCTCCGTGTGGTCGTTTTATTGTTGCATCAG GTTTTGCGCCGGACCTAAAAGTATGGGAAGTGGAATTCACGAAGGCAGGAGACTTCAAGCAAGTATCGAGAGCCTTTGAACTCAGCGGTCACAACTCCGGTGTTTATGATTTTGGATTCAGTGCAGACACCAGTCACATTGCAAGCGTTTCTAAGGACGGAACATTCAACCTTTACGATACAAAAA TTGAATACAAGAAAGGAGAGACTCCGCGTCTCCTGTTAACTGGATCATGGGCTGGAGGTTCTAATGCTCGACTCGCACTGTCTCCAAACGCCGAAGTCATTGTTATCGCACATGGCACATCATTGTCGTTCTTTTCTGCTTTGACCGGTGAATTGGATCTTACGATCACGGACGTTTTCAACG gACCCGCAACTGGCCTCCTCTTCGACGCTCTTGGGGAGCATGTTTTGGTATCTGGAGATAagcatataaaaatattccacaaTGTTACTGGCTACAAGACGGCGATTGCATCCGCCCGCGAGAAGCTCaagcaaaaaatttcgtcaGCCACAAAAGAACGTCTGGAAAAAACTATTGCCGACAGTcagaaatttcttgaaaacatAGCGCAACGCTAA
- the LOC124181934 gene encoding mRNA-capping enzyme, producing MSNRNDGRGDPGPIPQRWLHCPRKAVKLIQNKFLAFKTPLSSHFDEQVPEESRFSIDMLFASLRSQKIKLGLWIDLTNTSRFYDKREVEANGCSYLKLPCRGHGETPSEEQSQTFARVCKNFIAHNPLEIVGVHCTHGFNRTGFLIISYLVENDGTSVDAGLAEFATARPPGIYKGDYIRELFRRYDDIEDAPSPPARPTWCLEYDDSDGEDRDEGSSADSNANSKGLGRKRKREHKHKDPTFMAGVPGVKPLAEQPKLSKIQQKVQEMCGWETSGFPGSQPVSMDTENIKLLHEKPYRVSWKADGTRYMMLIQSNGEVFFIDRDNSVFQVDGLTFPHHRANNRLLRDTLLDGEMVIDRVNGKEYPRYLAYDVVTYDNTDVSKLSFYPDRYNIIEKEIMAGRYKALTEGRLRRDHEPFSVRLKQFWDVTQAPSLLSEKFAKQLGHEPDGLIFQPAKEPYVPGQSREVLKWKPLSMNSVDFKLKITTESGEGILPRKVGQLFVGGTDVPFALMKVTKLTKEMNNKIIECNFENGQWVFMRERTDKSFPNSYKTAQAVCQSIQNPVTTERLFDFIKRHRFPQDDADLMPPPNRKHR from the exons ATGTCGAACAGAAACGACGGCAGAGGGGATCCTGGCCCAATACCGCAAAGGTGGCTGCACTGTCCTAGAAAGGCGGTTAAACTGATACAGAACAAGTTTCTGGCCTTCAAAACGCCGCTTTCGAGTCATTTCGACGAGCAGGTGCCGGAAGAAAGTCGATTCTCCATAGACATGTTATTCGCTTCGCTTAGGAGTCAGAAAATAAAGCTCGGCTTGTGGATAGACCTGACTAACACTTCAAGATTTTATGACAAACGTGAAGTCGAGGCAAACGGATGTAGTTACTTGAAGCTTCCGTGCAGGGGTCACGGCGAGACGCCATCCGAGGAGCAATCACAAACCTTTGCTCGGGTCTGCAAGAACTTTATTGCCCATAACCCGCTCGAGATTGTTGGTGTTCATTGCACGCACGGATTCAACAGAACCGGGTTTCTCATCATAAGCTATCTTGTGGAGAATGATGGTACAAGCGTTGATGCTGGCCTCGCAGAATTTGCTACTGCCCGACCTCCTGGTATATACAAAGGTGATTACATCAGAGAGCTTTTTCGGAGGTACGACGACATAGAGGACGCTCCTTCACCTCCCGCTCGCCCTACATGGTGCCTGGAGTACGATGACAGCGACGGAGAAGACAGAGACGAGGGCTCAAGTGCTGATTCTAATGCAAACAGCAAAGGGTTAGGAAGAAAACGGAAACGAGAGCACAAGCACAAAGATCCCACCTTCATGGCAGGGGTTCCAGGCGTTAAGCCACTTGCCGAGCAGCCAAAGTTGTCAAAAATTCAGCAGAAAGTTCAGGAGATGTGTGGCTGGGAAACGTCAGGCTTCCCTGGGTCTCAGCCCGTCTCTATGGACACTGAGAACATCAAATTGCTCCACGAAAAACCGTACAGAGTATCTTGGAAGGCTGATGGCACCAG GTACATGATGCTAATACAAAGCAATGGCGAGGTATTCTTCATCGACAGAGATAACTCCGTCTTTCAAGTTGACGGACTTACTTTTCCACACCACAGAGCCAATAACAGACTTCTCAGAGATACTCTTTTAGACGGA GAAATGGTGATCGACAGAGTCAACGGCAAGGAGTATCCGAGGTATCTTGCCTACGACGTCGTTACTTACGACAATACAGACGTCAGCAAGTTATCCTTTTATCCAGATCGTTATAACATCATAGAAAAGGAAATAATGGCTGGACGATATAAGGCACTGACAGAGGGAAGACTACGTAGAGACCATGAACCATTTTCCGTCAGGCTAAAGCAGTTTTGGGACGTGACACAGGCACCGAGTTTGTTGAGCGAGAAGTTTGCGAAGCAACTGGGACACGAACCAGATGGACTTATATTTCAGCCAGCTAAGGAGCCCTACGTTCCTGGACAAAGTCGGGAGGTTCTTAAGTGGAAGCCGTTGTCAATGAATTCTGTGGacttcaaattgaaaattaccaCCGAATCGGGAGAAGGAATTCTGCCGAGAAAAGTAGGCCAGCTTTTCGTCGGCGGGACAGACGTACCCTTCGCACTTATGAAAGTTACTAAGTTAACTAAAGAGATGAATAACAAGATCATAGagtgcaattttgaaaatgggCAATGGGTATTCATGAGGGAGAGAACTGACAAGTCGTTTCCCAACTCGTACAAGACTGCTCAAGCCGTGTGTCAGAGCATTCAAAATCCCGTTACGACCGAACGGTTATTCGACTTCATAAAGAGGCATAGGTTCCCTCAGGATGACGCAGATCTAATGCCTCCGCCGAACAGGAAACACAGATGA